One stretch of Vulpes lagopus strain Blue_001 chromosome 12, ASM1834538v1, whole genome shotgun sequence DNA includes these proteins:
- the ASB6 gene encoding ankyrin repeat and SOCS box protein 6 isoform X1, with amino-acid sequence MPFLHGFRRIIFEYQPLVDAILGSLGIQDPERQEPLDGPSYVASEESRILVLTELLERKAHSPFYQEGVSNALLKMAELGLTRAADVLLRNGANLNFEDPVTYYTALHIAVLRNQPDMVELLVRHGADINRRDRIHESSPLDLASEEPERLPCLQRLLDLGADVNAADKHGKTALLHALASSDGVQIYNTENIRLLLEGGADVKATTKDGDTVFTCIIFLLGETVGGDKEEAQMISRFCFQVTQLLLAHGADPSECPAHESLTHICLKSFKLHFPLLRFLLESGAAYNCSLHGASCWSGFHIIFERLCSHPGCAEDESHVDLLRKAETVLDLMVTNSQKLQLPENFDIHPVGSLAEKIQALHFSLRQLESYPPSLKHLCRVYIRLYLQPWPVDAKVKALPLPDRLKWYLLSEHSGTVEEDI; translated from the exons ATGCCGTTCCTGCACGGCTTCCGGAGGATCATCTTCGAGTACCAGCCGCTGGTGGATGCgatcctgggctccctggggaTCCAGGACCCCGAGCGGCAGGAGCCCCTGGACGG GCCCAGTTATGTTGCCAGCGAGGAGAGCCGAATCCTTGTTCTCACCGAGCTGCTGGAGAGGAAGGCCCACTCTCCATTTTACCAGGAAGGTGTGAGCAATGCCCTGCTGAAGATGGCCGAGCTGGGACTGACCCGGGCAGCCGACGTTCTCCTGCGCAATGGGGCCAACCTCAACTTTGAAG ACCCTGTCACTTACTACACGGCCCTGCACATCGCCGTCCTGCGAAACCAGCCGGACATGGTGGAGCTGCTGGTGCGCCACGGGGCCGACATTAACCGGAGGGACCGG ATCCATGAGAGCAGCCCCTTGGACCTGGCCAGTGAGGAGCCCGAGCGCCTGCCCTGCCTGCAGCGCCTCCTGGATCTTGGAGCAGATGTCAACGCGGCTGACAAGCATG GAAAGACTGCTCTGCTCCATGCTTTGGCCAGCAGTGACGGGGTGCAGATCTATAATACTGAGAATATCCGGCTCTTACTGGAAGGAG GGGCAGATGTAAAGGCTACCACCAAAGACGGGGACACTGTGTTCACCTGCATCATCTTCCTGCTTGGTGAGACGGTGGGAGGGGACAAAGAAGAGGCCCAGATGATCAGTCGCTTCTGCttccaagtcacacagctgctCCTGGCCCATGGGGCTGACCCCAGCGAGTGCCCAGCCCACGAGTCCCTCACACACATCTGCCTCAAGAGCTTCAAACTGCATTTCCCTCTCCTGCGCTTCCTGCTGGAGTCTGGAGCTGCCTATAACTGTTCCCTCCATGGTGCATCCTGCTGGTCTGGCTTCCACATCATCTTTGAGAGGCTCTGTTCCCACCCAGGCTGTGCTGAAGATGAGAGCCACGTGGACCTCCTGCGCAAAGCTGAGACCGTCCTAGATCTCATGGTGACGAATTCCCAGAAACTCCAGCTGCCTGAAAACTTCGATATCCATCCTGTGGGCAGTCTAGCAGAGAAGATCCAGGCCCTTCACTTCTCCTTGAGGCAGCTGGAGAGCTATCCTCCATCCCTCAAGCACCTATGTCGGGTTTACATCCGGCTTTATCTTCAGCCCTGGCCTGTGGATGCGAAGGTCAAAGCCCTACCTCTGCCTGACAGGCTGAAATGGTACCTCCTCAGTGAGCATAGTGGTACCGTTGAAGAGGACATCTGA
- the ASB6 gene encoding ankyrin repeat and SOCS box protein 6 isoform X2 encodes MAELGLTRAADVLLRNGANLNFEDPVTYYTALHIAVLRNQPDMVELLVRHGADINRRDRIHESSPLDLASEEPERLPCLQRLLDLGADVNAADKHGKTALLHALASSDGVQIYNTENIRLLLEGGADVKATTKDGDTVFTCIIFLLGETVGGDKEEAQMISRFCFQVTQLLLAHGADPSECPAHESLTHICLKSFKLHFPLLRFLLESGAAYNCSLHGASCWSGFHIIFERLCSHPGCAEDESHVDLLRKAETVLDLMVTNSQKLQLPENFDIHPVGSLAEKIQALHFSLRQLESYPPSLKHLCRVYIRLYLQPWPVDAKVKALPLPDRLKWYLLSEHSGTVEEDI; translated from the exons ATGGCCGAGCTGGGACTGACCCGGGCAGCCGACGTTCTCCTGCGCAATGGGGCCAACCTCAACTTTGAAG ACCCTGTCACTTACTACACGGCCCTGCACATCGCCGTCCTGCGAAACCAGCCGGACATGGTGGAGCTGCTGGTGCGCCACGGGGCCGACATTAACCGGAGGGACCGG ATCCATGAGAGCAGCCCCTTGGACCTGGCCAGTGAGGAGCCCGAGCGCCTGCCCTGCCTGCAGCGCCTCCTGGATCTTGGAGCAGATGTCAACGCGGCTGACAAGCATG GAAAGACTGCTCTGCTCCATGCTTTGGCCAGCAGTGACGGGGTGCAGATCTATAATACTGAGAATATCCGGCTCTTACTGGAAGGAG GGGCAGATGTAAAGGCTACCACCAAAGACGGGGACACTGTGTTCACCTGCATCATCTTCCTGCTTGGTGAGACGGTGGGAGGGGACAAAGAAGAGGCCCAGATGATCAGTCGCTTCTGCttccaagtcacacagctgctCCTGGCCCATGGGGCTGACCCCAGCGAGTGCCCAGCCCACGAGTCCCTCACACACATCTGCCTCAAGAGCTTCAAACTGCATTTCCCTCTCCTGCGCTTCCTGCTGGAGTCTGGAGCTGCCTATAACTGTTCCCTCCATGGTGCATCCTGCTGGTCTGGCTTCCACATCATCTTTGAGAGGCTCTGTTCCCACCCAGGCTGTGCTGAAGATGAGAGCCACGTGGACCTCCTGCGCAAAGCTGAGACCGTCCTAGATCTCATGGTGACGAATTCCCAGAAACTCCAGCTGCCTGAAAACTTCGATATCCATCCTGTGGGCAGTCTAGCAGAGAAGATCCAGGCCCTTCACTTCTCCTTGAGGCAGCTGGAGAGCTATCCTCCATCCCTCAAGCACCTATGTCGGGTTTACATCCGGCTTTATCTTCAGCCCTGGCCTGTGGATGCGAAGGTCAAAGCCCTACCTCTGCCTGACAGGCTGAAATGGTACCTCCTCAGTGAGCATAGTGGTACCGTTGAAGAGGACATCTGA